From Odontesthes bonariensis isolate fOdoBon6 chromosome 21, fOdoBon6.hap1, whole genome shotgun sequence, a single genomic window includes:
- the c1ql1l2 gene encoding C1q-related factor, translating to MLVLVLVVLIPVLVSSVGTDASHYEMLGTCRMVCDPYLNKGTPASSTSSTGLQAEAEALSDHSNVLPPSTLLQGPQGKPGRPGKPGPPGPPGPPGEPGPPGPAGPPGDRGDQGRTGILGLGGNGAISTATYSTVPRVAFYAGLKNPHEGYEILKFDDVVTNLGNNYDGIAGKFICSIPGTYFFIYHVLMRGGDGTSMWADLCKNGQVRASAIAQDADQNYDYASNSVILHLDAGDEVYIKLDGGKAHGGNNNKYSTFSGFILYAD from the exons ATGCTGGTCCTGGTGCTGGTGGTGCTCATCCCTGTGCTCGTCAGCTCTGTGGGTACAGATGCCAGCCACTATGAGATGCTGGGCACCTGTCGTATGGTGTGTGACCCCTACCTGAACAAGGGCACTCCGGCCAGCAGCACGAGCTCCACTGGTCTTCAGGCTGAGGCAGAAGCACTGAGTGACCACAGTAACGTTCTTCCACCATCCACCTTGCTGCAGGGCCCGCAGGGCAAGCCTGGCAGGCCAGGAAAGCCTGGACCACCCGGACCACCTGGTCCACCGGGAGAACCAGGGCCACCAGGACCAGCTGGGCCACCTGGAGACAGAGGGGATCAAGGAAGGACTGGGATTTTGGGTCTGGGAGGTAACGGAGCTATCAGCACTGCCACCTACAGTACGGTTCCTCGGGTGGCCTTTTATGCCGGGCTTAAGAATCCCCACGAAGGCTATGAGATCCTAAAGTTTGACGACGTGGTCACCAACCTGGGCAACAACTATGATGGCATTGCGGGCAAGTTCATCTGCAGCATACCTGGTACATACTTCTTCATCTACCATGTGCTGATGAGAGGAGGGGATGGCACAAGCATGTGGGCAGACCTCTGCAAGAATGGCCAG GTTCGTGCCAGTGCCATTGCTCAAGATGCTGACCAGAACTATGACTACGCTTCCAACAGTGTCATCCTCCATCTAGATGCAGGCGATGAGGTTTACATCAAATTAGATGGTGGCAAAGCCCATGGAGGCAACAACAACAAGTACAGCACCTTCTCTGGCTTCATCCTCTATGCAGACTGa